The region tcgtgggtgacgaagccggtcactgatggagctctccagggctctgacagtctcatgaagggggtgggagatgttgtccatgatggaggacagcttagccaccctcctcctctcccctaCCACCTCCacacggtccagactgcagcccaggacagagccggcttttttcaccaccttgtccagcctctttgtTTGCTACTTGGCACTATGATCATTTAGTAACTGTGTAGCTAAATTCCCTTGTCTCCTAAACATACGCATGGGTCACTGTTTATCTTGGAAATTGGCCGCACATTGCTGCAGGCCGCAATTTGTGTGTGTCGCTGGAATTACCAAAGCCGTgtgttattatttaataaatgcacCCTGTGTTCTATTTCCTGTCTTACAGTCTTAAGTCACCGAAGCGGAATCCAAATGTGAGAGACCTCCTCTGCTTGCGGTTGGAAGTCACGTTATGAAGACGTCACAGCTTGGCTTTGGCCAATTGATCCCTCAGCTCCAGCCAGGCGAGGGTGGAATAGCTGCAACTGATactgagtccgacgtcagcgccacATATACTCCCTGAGTCGACAGCGGCGGAGGCCGAAGATTTCGatgcatttaatgatttggagtgacacggatgttttgatcaacgtgttatttatgttatatttatttgaataactgttcatTTTAcgtcagttcctcgtttgtgtttatgtaacgttacaaTACCGTATGCGTATCGTTTaggctgttgttgcctattcgtgtctgttcttgatgttggattttatcgaatTAAGTTCCGCCAAACATGCGacttacgttttttttcttttttattatgcattttatggctgttgttgcgacttgtactcctgaGCGACGGAAAACACTGTAGTTAGCAATCAGTAGaccagcttaaaaaaaatgtatgttgatGTAACAGAACATATGTCTATACACGCGGTTGAAATGAAAGAGTGGGTTGTTAACACAAATGAACattgaaatattaaacatttctttgaagTTATGGACCTTGTGCGTTCTCCATTGAGCCTCTGACCTGGCCAAGCTGTTTCAGAACTCCAGGTCCCAGCCTGACTCGTCATCAGGGGGAGGGCCCTCGGTGTCCAGGGGGAAGTCATCAAAGTTGCTGTTGTCCAACGGGCCGTCCACCTGATGGCAAAAGCGTACAGCGCCGCAGAGCAAAACACCTTGAGCGGCGGGCGGTTTGTCACGCTCGGCATGCCGCGTCTTTGACGACGTCACAGTTGCTCAGCTGTGATTGGGTTAACTGAACAACCGTGACATTATTTTTCTGCAAGCAGCAGCAAAATGCACAAAGCCCTCCGATGGATCAAAGATTTGGCTGTCGCGTCATATTCTTCGAGCTGACTGCCTCTCGGAGCTCACGTGCAATCTTGGCTGGGGCTACCGTGGCGAGCCCTGcagacggcaaagcgcttccagCCCACGCAACCGAGGTGCCTCTAAAGGGGCGCCAACTCACCCTTGGCATAAAGGGACAGTCCAAGGTTCCCTGGCGGAGGCCATCCCAGTTGAAGCCCTCGAACCACCTGAttgcaggaagaagaggagggacaATGAGGGCGCGGACGACCGCCGGCCTGCACGTTATGTTACTCACTTGTGCTTCTGAATGTCCTTTACGCCGTTCTTCTGGTTCCCGAGACGTTCCGAGGGGTtgtccctgacacacacacacgcgcttgcTTACGACGGCCATATTCAGCACTCGAATTCTATCATCTCCTCTACGTCTGCTCCCTTCTCGCCCAAACAGCTCTGACGTGAGCCGACTGTGAACGAGCCGCAGTCGACACCAACTGGCGCCCCGATGAGCAATTGGACGTCAATCCAAACGGACCGCGGCGGGCGAGAAGAGCGCCCtaagtgtgccttctgtgagcgCACAATTTGGGGCCGCTGCGCAAACTGGCCCTCTTGCGACCCCACCTCTCTTAACTAAGAAGGGCAAATACTTGGTAGCCTTTGCTGGGCCACAACCTGCAGAGTCTCTTGATGAGGTTTGCGGCACTCTTGGTGATCTTTTTGGGGAATTCCACCATGTCGATCcccctcaagatgatgttgtacGTCTTCATGGGGTCCGAGCCGGAAAACGGCGGACTGCGGGACCGACCGGGAAGGGATCAACGCGCTGCCGAAGCCCGCACGATCACGCCAATGCGCACAAGACCGCCCGCCCACCTACCTTCCGCTGAGAAGCTCAAAGACCAGGATCCCCAGGGACCAGCAGTCGGCCGAGCTGTCGTGACCTTTGTTGAGGATGATCTCGGGGGCCACGTACTCGGGGGTCCCGCAGAAGGTCCAGGTCTTCTTCCCCAAGCCCACCTTCTTAGCGAAGCCAAAATCCACCTAGCGgccggacgcacgcacgcacgcccgcgccGCGCCCTCCGTTAGCGTCACGCCGCCGCTGTTGACGAGCGCCTTGAAGACTCACCAACTTGGCGTAGCCTCTGTGGTCAAGGATGATATTCTCCGGCTTGAGGTCTCGGTAGATGATCCCCTTACAGTGGAGCTCCGCCAGAGCCTCGATAACGCACGCCGTGTAGAATCTTGTGGTCCCGTCGTCAAAGGAGCCCCTGGTGGCACAGAAAGGGACAGCACGCTTGCGACGTCGGCGTTTGGGCCCATCTTTGTGACTTTCAAAGAACGCGGCCGGCGGTGCCTTCGCACACAGCGACAACGTGCTCATCCCTGCCCGACACCCACCTGTCTCTTAAGAGCGTCCACAGCTCTCCGCCAAGACAAACCTCTAGCAGCATATACAAGTATTTGGGGTCCCGGAAGGTGCGGTACAACCTGCGGACAGGGACGCATTACTGTGCTTCAGAACAGCTGGCGGCGGCCACTTATGAGTAGGGGTGTGACGatgcatcgatataatgctctacgatttgttggcatcgatgctaaacgtaaacatcgatctatatcgcccgtttttgacctcagacattagacgcgactttattttgaaatccagttcattgttgcttgcttcctctttccgggagcagcgcgcggcgtgttgtgttgtgagcagagcaggcacgtgaaaggggagccgacaactacgcggctcctgggctggtgctatggctagtgtccaagaagacaaggacattcgttcccctttgggcttcaagtcattcatttggaagcactttgtaatttcctaaataaagagtttgcagtaccttgttgattttgcgtatgaattgttataaatcaggatattgttctatatttatcgtagagcactatatcgtgatgtatcgtgaatgaatcacagcaggctttaagatatgaattgttataaatcaggatattgttctatatcgatcgtagagcactataccgtgatgtatcgtgaatgaatcacagcaggctttaagatatcggcaaatatcgtatcgtggttctttgtatcgatatatcgtatcgtgacaaaacccgcgatttacacccctacttatgaggggaaaagaaacaatGGGCTTGAGGCCGCTGGCACGCGGGCACCTCAAACCTGCGCTTGGCACCCCACGAGCTGGACTTGTACTTTGCCTGCTTTGGACATGAACGGAGGGACTAAACAGTGACCTGATGATGAAGGGGCTGTTGACTTCCATCATGATGCGGCGTTCCGACAGGATGTGCTCCTGCTGCCTGGTGTCCAGAATGTGGCGCTTCTTCAACACTTTGAGGGCGAAGGAGCGCCCGGCGTCTCTCTTGAGCTGCACCTGAAGGCGACGCGGCCACACGTCACCACGCGTCGGCACCACGGCCGCCGGCGCGGGGACCCACCCACCATCTCCACGCGGCTGAAGCCACCCATGCCCAAGGTGCAGACCACGGCAAGGTCGTCGAGCGTCACGCCGGAGAAGAAGTCGTCCTCAGCCGGGCACCTGCGCACGTGCGTTAGTGCATCGTTGCCTCGAGGTCAATAGAGAGTTCGTCGGCGATGTACACCACTTACTTGGCTTTGACGTGCTCGTCGTCTCCCTGCTGGCGGTCCACTTCCTCTAAGCCGCCGATCAGCTGcttgaaggacctgcggaacaaAGGAGAGTGCCGTGAGGCAGCATGAACCCGACTGAGGAGCGGCCTCACTCCTTCAGATGATGTGGAAAACACACAAGGACGCCAAAGACTCTGTTTTTTAGGActctaaatattcttttgattTTGCTTTGTGTCGAGCAAGTTTCTGCAAGTTTCTGCCGCATTTGCTTCCGTGAAGGCATGACAGTGGCTGCTGGGATAAACAATGCACGATGTTTGCCTTGTCTGATGTGAAAGGATGGaacgtgggaggggggggggggttgttgtaGCCTTTGCATTGCCTGTCTGGAAGAGGGGAATAATGACAGCTGGAGGGAAATGTTCATCTCGGATTCCCAGCCCTGGCCACCCCGGCTTCAAACCAAACCACCAATGCTCACTCTCTGTCTACCACCAGACAGGTGacggcgccctctgctgtcacgcTGGCCGTACGCACATCTTCCCTACGAGACAGGAAAGGCAGCACGTTAAATGGATGGCGGGAAGGCACGGGCGACGGCGACGTGAACGGCGTAGCGCGCTTTCACCCTTTCAGCGCTTGCTCGCCAAACCAGTCGCCTTTGGACAGTGTCTTCACCGGCACCTGCTGACCACTGGGGGCGGTCTGCTGCCACACCGTCACCTGCACATGCTCACAAGTGAGATTTTGCACGAAGGAAGCCAAAAGTCATACCTTGTGAGGCCGTGCAAAGTAAAAGTGAGCAGACTTTGCCCAATCCACTTTGGCAGCGCACCTTACGGGCAGGCACGGAACGAGTAGAAAAGCtcacctgcccttcactaataATGAAGAAGGTGTCTCCCGTGGCGCCCTGCCGGATGATGTAGTCGCCATTGCTATAGTGAGTCTGAtgtgcgcagacacacacacacacacacacacacggggggtCAGATGACCAGAGAGTGACACGTGCAGGCGGGTCTGGACTCACCTCCTCCAGAACATCAGCCAGCTTGCTGAGAACGTCCTCTGGAAGGGCCTGGAAGGACGGAACGCTAGCGACAGGGAGACGCCACGTCATTTGGACGTCAGGCTGCTGCCATGTCACGACGTCAAGGTTACCTGCGCAGGAAGTCCGTGTACTGGGAATGCTTGATGAGGCCGGTCCTCATCATAATGGTCTGAAAGCCCTGGCGATCAATGGCCCACAACTTGATGTCAGTCAgagctgcacacacgcacatgtgcatgcgcgcacacgcacgcacgcacacgcacacacacacgctggaagATGACGCCTGGACTCCGGTCCTAGCTTCAGGGGGCGCTGTCGTGTGCACTGTGGTGTACCCGTCACTGTAGCCGTGCGCGTGCAGTTGTACAAGATGGCGAGCTCGCCAAAGACTTTGCCGGGGCCGATGGTGCACAGCTTTTTGCCTTCTTTGCTCACCTCCACCATGCCCTCTGTGGACGGACGCAAAAGGGAAAACGGGAGCCGTGACTCGGAAGCAAAAGCTGCAGTGACCCACCCTCCAGAACAAAGACGCTAGATCCGTCGTCGCCCTCCTGGATGACGCAGCAGCCTTTGTCCAGGCTGGTGGGCCGCATGCAGTCCAAGATGGTGAGGATCTGGAAACGGGGCGGACGTCAAAGCGTGAGCAAAACAGACGCCAAGTGGGGGGTGAGGGTGGAGGTgtggtgcggggggggggggggggggattggggtCTTCTCACCTGTCCATGTTCCAGATGCTTCATGAAGTCATTGTCCATCAGCGCTCTCTGGATCAGCTCGCTGGacctgcacgcaaacacaccctGGCTCCAATGGGGCAGGCACCTTTCTCAGGGCCAGCCTTCTCGGTCTCCCACGACCCCGACAGAGAGGCAGCCTCGGCTTGAGGTAGGAAGCGTCGCCTCTGcgcaacacacactcctcacggctctttttttttttcacagcggaAAGGAATGGTCCGAACCGCAGATGTAACGATTGAAAAGAGTCTGCAAAACACAGAACAAAAATAACATAAGCTCACTCTTTGCTCTTGCAGTAGCTGGTGAGCGTGACGTCGGTGAGTCGGGCAGGATCCAGAGCGCTGGGTTCTGCCGATATGGCCTGTCTCTTGGTGCGCTGAGGCTCATCGAGTGACGGTGCTGGCATTGCtggagcgccacctgctggatgcaacaaaaaaaggtgaagaaaatgttaaaaaaaaacataacctccGCCCGGGCGGACTTCAACAGTTCAGTGACTCAGGAGAACGTTTTGTCACACCTGCGTCGGGTGTCTGTGCAGCGGCAGTATCGTCGGTGCCCGGCATCAAACTACGATGACGGTCCAGCTCGGCCCGCAAATGGCCAATCAGGAGATCTTTGGCATCCAGTTCTGACTCCAGCTCCTCAATCAGCGCGTCTCGCTCCGTCAGCTCCTCAATCTTCCGCTGCAACGCCACCTGCAGGTCACGCAGCATGCCGCCGCCTctctttgttgccgccatcagcCGAGTGCTCGTGCCCTACAAGAAAGAGActctttgttgccgccatcagcCTAGTGCCCGTGCCCTACAAGGAAGAGACTCGTGTGCAGTCAGACGCGCGCAGACGTGGTTGCACAGGTCAATCCACGGTTTCCATACAAAGGAGCTGATGAGGAGAGCTTAAGTGTGGCTCGGAATAAAACAACTTAGTGTAggcgcaaaaataataataatgcattcaaTTCATATAGTGTTTTTCAAGGATCCAAAGACGCTTCAATGCTCTGTCTGTTGGTTTTCATTCAGCCTGACCAATTCCGGCTTAAAAACAGCCCAGTTTGGTTCTAAATTGGACCAACCCAAGTACAGTGAAACCTTGGCTTACGAACATCTATGTATActtggcaactttttggggtctTCAGATGGTTTTCCCCCTCTGAGTCATTGTCTCCTTTTGTCCTCCCTCTATCGTTCACAGAGTCCTTTGACCATGTGTTGGTTGTTGGGTTTCACTTTCAAAGAggactaagtaaaaaaaaaaaagtttttttaaagaggACGAAACAAACGCCTGCCTTACCTCCTTGTTGTGACTTCAGCACGCTTCTGGAATGAGGATTTGGAAGAATGTTCTGTCGGCGCGTCCTCGGATGAGCTACTCACACGTGCATGCGCACAGGTGACTTTGACAGCTCCTcctcagaaaaaagagaaaaaaaagagcaaagaatcTGCCACAAATCTTTGCGTTGAAGAAACCGAAGAACTGTGAGCGAAACATTTAGCTTGTGTCAGAAGTCATCAAAGATACAAAGCGTGTATGATTTGGCAAAGGATAAACATATCAACCCACCCCGAACTATAGGCCTGGGACTGAGGTCCGCCACAAGCTCACACAACTTCATAGTACATACATTTGTGGTCGGTCACTCAACCGCGCAGAAGAAATAAATATCCTCCGAACCCGATGGTCGACTTTTGTGCGCTGTCTGCTCTGCCGCTAGGGGGCGGCCGCGCGGGAGGGCGAGCAACGAGTGTGCTCCGATTACTCGGACGAAGAAGGCTTCCGCAGACAAATAACATGGCGGCGCCCGAGAGCGGCGAGCAAGCGAGCCAATTGGAATTGTATCCTTGGATTGCAGTGATGTTGAAGCGTCGAGAGTTCTCTTTGCAGTTTCAGCCAAACTAGCAATAAGGTTATCGCGTCTCCGACGTCTCTGGGCCTGATTCTCCGCGAGCGAGCTTGGCTTCTTTCCTGAGCGCTGACGTCGAGTCACTCGCACACGTTTCCTTGACCCTCCCCTTTTCTAGCTCGCTGCAAGTTCCCTTCCAGTCGGCGCGCCAGGCCGCTGTGGCTCTGCGCTCGCTGAGTCCCGACCGCGAGCCCCGGCGATGAGGCGTCCGCAAGCGGCTGACGCTCGCCGGGAGTGTGCTCAGCGCGTGAGGAGCCTTCGCCCGGCCCCGCTGCCGTCGCCCGCACGCCCACCCGCCAGTGACCTCTTGTGACCTTTTCAGGAAGTGGCGTGCAGAGCAAGCTCGCGTCCTTCGCGTATCCGTCAACTCCTTCCTGGAGCACCTCGGCCTGGTCTTGGAGACCATGCGTGCCTTTCCCGCCGACGTCGGACAGGATCCTCACAGCGTTCTTGGTCGTCCACCTTCGATGGACACGCGAGGGCCCGCCTTCATGGAAAACTTCAGCGAGCCGATGCTGCGTTCTTGATTTAAAGTTTTTAGCGTTAAGcatgtttatccttttttttcctaagttgATTTCATCGCGCGCTTGATTACTGGCGTCAGCTATTGCCCAAAATGTCGCCACGAGCTGCTGTAGACGCAAGGCAGCCAAGCCAGCGCTCCGTTGGTTTTGCTCTGACCATTGTGCTCGTCTGCGTTGGGGCAGGGTATTTTTGgttcttatttaaatgtttttcccctGATCTCACGTGTGCTTCATGTGTAAATGTacgtatcattttgctttgaataaaaacagaagtcgcctgcctttttctttttttttctggtttgcttCCTTTGTTCAGTTTGTGTCAAAGTACAAATGAAATCGCAGGGGTGTGACGGACCTGCCGAACCGCAAAAGGTGACACCTGGCTTCACTTGAAGTGTCCTGCCGTTTCTTCCTTGGGTCCTTCCCCGTTTCCTTCCGTCCTGGATCAAAAGTCGTCGTCGTTGCAAATGTCCAGGTAGACGTCAAAGGCTTCTCGGTTGCAGTTTCCGTCGGGCGTGAAGACGTACTTGTGGAAGGTGCCGTCCACGCAGATGGCTGCCATAGAGAGCAAAGGAAATGTTAGAGGCAAAATGTGGCCGGTGCGCAGCAAACGACGACCCCTCCCTCGGACCGATGACGGAGTTGACGTTCTTGGATGTGTTCTTCCCGAAGGCGCAGATGCAGGCGCACTCGGCGGGCACGGTGAAGCTGGCCAGCGACCACTGGCTGTCCACGTACTGGCCGATGACGGGGCCCACCTTGCCCACGCGCGCCAACCTGGCAGGCGCACACGCACGTTGAAGAGGGAGTGGGCGAGGGAGCGGGGCGGCGGCCTTACGCGGAGCGGCGGTCTTACGCGGAGCGGCGGTTAAGTTTGGTGTCTTTCAGGGCGAAGATGCGGACCGTCCCTTTGTCACTGGATGCGCACAAGAAGGACGAGTCGTGACTGAAGTTGAGGCTGTGCAGGTGCGGGGAGGGGACATGGTCAGCGGTGAGCAAaccgacaattaaaaaaaataataataataagggggGGGGCACGCTTACCAGTAGAGCGTGGCGGGGTCGGTGCCTCGCCGCAGCTCCACCAGTTTGTCGCGGCTGCTGGTGTCAAAGAGGCGTATGAGCGTCCCCTTGCGAGAGGCCGAGGCGGCCACGCTTCCCGGCTGGTTGAGCGCCAGGCAGGCGATCTCGCTCTGGTGCGCGTTGATGGTGAACGGCGCCGACGACGTCCCGGGCTTGCTGTTGGACAGGTCCTGGAGGGCGGGAGCGGACTAATGACGGCGACGCAGGCTCTCCCGCGTACGCTTGGAAGTGTGAGGGGCAATTTACCGCCAGCTGCAGACTTCCACATTTGTGTCCCGGGAAAACCAGCAGCTGCTTGTCCAGACTCGGACACAAGTCGCACAGACCTGGTGGAAAAGCAGACGCTAATAAAAGGAAGCC is a window of Syngnathus typhle isolate RoL2023-S1 ecotype Sweden linkage group LG1, RoL_Styp_1.0, whole genome shotgun sequence DNA encoding:
- the LOC133167378 gene encoding cGMP-dependent protein kinase 1-like isoform X4, coding for MSFKQLIGGLEEVDRQQGDDEHVKAKCPAEDDFFSGVTLDDLAVVCTLGMGGFSRVEMVQLKRDAGRSFALKVLKKRHILDTRQQEHILSERRIMMEVNSPFIIRLYRTFRDPKYLYMLLEVCLGGELWTLLRDRGSFDDGTTRFYTACVIEALAELHCKGIIYRDLKPENIILDHRGYAKLVDFGFAKKVGLGKKTWTFCGTPEYVAPEIILNKGHDSSADCWSLGILVFELLSGSPPFSGSDPMKTYNIILRGIDMVEFPKKITKSAANLIKRLCRDNPSERLGNQKNGVKDIQKHKWFEGFNWDGLRQGTLDCPFMPRVDGPLDNSNFDDFPLDTEGPPPDDESGWDLEF
- the LOC133167378 gene encoding cGMP-dependent protein kinase 1-like isoform X2 encodes the protein MAATKRGGGMLRDLQVALQRKIEELTERDALIEELESELDAKDLLIGHLRAELDRHRSLMPGTDDTAAAQTPDAGGAPAMPAPSLDEPQRTKRQAISAEPSALDPARLTDVTLTSYCKSKESSELIQRALMDNDFMKHLEHGQILTILDCMRPTSLDKGCCVIQEGDDGSSVFVLEEGMVEVSKEGKKLCTIGPGKVFGELAILYNCTRTATVTALTDIKLWAIDRQGFQTIMMRTGLIKHSQYTDFLRSVPSFQALPEDVLSKLADVLEETHYSNGDYIIRQGATGDTFFIISEGQVTVWQQTAPSGQQVPVKTLSKGDWFGEQALKGEDVRTASVTAEGAVTCLVVDRESFKQLIGGLEEVDRQQGDDEHVKAKCPAEDDFFSGVTLDDLAVVCTLGMGGFSRVEMVQLKRDAGRSFALKVLKKRHILDTRQQEHILSERRIMMEVNSPFIIRLYRTFRDPKYLYMLLEVCLGGELWTLLRDRGSFDDGTTRFYTACVIEALAELHCKGIIYRDLKPENIILDHRGYAKLVDFGFAKKVGLGKKTWTFCGTPEYVAPEIILNKGHDSSADCWSLGILVFELLSGSPPFSGSDPMKTYNIILRGIDMVEFPKKITKSAANLIKRLCRDNPSERLGNQKNGVKDIQKHKWFEGFNWDGLRQGTLDCPFMPRVDGPLDNSNFDDFPLDTEGPPPDDESGWDLEF
- the LOC133171366 gene encoding WD repeat domain phosphoinositide-interacting protein 4-like — encoded protein: MHDRIGDVTVVALLLGCFCCSMESGVRIYNVEPLMEKGHLDHEQVGSVASCSMLHRSNLLAVVGGGVSPKFSEISVLIWDDACDSRDAKDKLVLEFTFTKPVLAVRMRHDKIVMVLKNRIYVYSLPDKPLKLFEFNTRDNPKGLCDLCPSLDKQLLVFPGHKCGSLQLADLSNSKPGTSSAPFTINAHQSEIACLALNQPGSVAASASRKGTLIRLFDTSSRDKLVELRRGTDPATLYCLNFSHDSSFLCASSDKGTVRIFALKDTKLNRRSALARVGKVGPVIGQYVDSQWSLASFTVPAECACICAFGKNTSKNVNSVIAICVDGTFHKYVFTPDGNCNREAFDVYLDICNDDDF
- the LOC133167378 gene encoding cGMP-dependent protein kinase 1-like isoform X1, yielding MAATKRGGGMLRDLQVALQRKIEELTERDALIEELESELDAKDLLIGHLRAELDRHRSLMPGTDDTAAAQTPDAAGGAPAMPAPSLDEPQRTKRQAISAEPSALDPARLTDVTLTSYCKSKESSELIQRALMDNDFMKHLEHGQILTILDCMRPTSLDKGCCVIQEGDDGSSVFVLEEGMVEVSKEGKKLCTIGPGKVFGELAILYNCTRTATVTALTDIKLWAIDRQGFQTIMMRTGLIKHSQYTDFLRSVPSFQALPEDVLSKLADVLEETHYSNGDYIIRQGATGDTFFIISEGQVTVWQQTAPSGQQVPVKTLSKGDWFGEQALKGEDVRTASVTAEGAVTCLVVDRESFKQLIGGLEEVDRQQGDDEHVKAKCPAEDDFFSGVTLDDLAVVCTLGMGGFSRVEMVQLKRDAGRSFALKVLKKRHILDTRQQEHILSERRIMMEVNSPFIIRLYRTFRDPKYLYMLLEVCLGGELWTLLRDRGSFDDGTTRFYTACVIEALAELHCKGIIYRDLKPENIILDHRGYAKLVDFGFAKKVGLGKKTWTFCGTPEYVAPEIILNKGHDSSADCWSLGILVFELLSGSPPFSGSDPMKTYNIILRGIDMVEFPKKITKSAANLIKRLCRDNPSERLGNQKNGVKDIQKHKWFEGFNWDGLRQGTLDCPFMPRVDGPLDNSNFDDFPLDTEGPPPDDESGWDLEF
- the LOC133167378 gene encoding cGMP-dependent protein kinase 1-like isoform X3 → MMRTGLIKHSQYTDFLRSVPSFQALPEDVLSKLADVLEETHYSNGDYIIRQGATGDTFFIISEGQVTVWQQTAPSGQQVPVKTLSKGDWFGEQALKGEDVRTASVTAEGAVTCLVVDRESFKQLIGGLEEVDRQQGDDEHVKAKCPAEDDFFSGVTLDDLAVVCTLGMGGFSRVEMVQLKRDAGRSFALKVLKKRHILDTRQQEHILSERRIMMEVNSPFIIRLYRTFRDPKYLYMLLEVCLGGELWTLLRDRGSFDDGTTRFYTACVIEALAELHCKGIIYRDLKPENIILDHRGYAKLVDFGFAKKVGLGKKTWTFCGTPEYVAPEIILNKGHDSSADCWSLGILVFELLSGSPPFSGSDPMKTYNIILRGIDMVEFPKKITKSAANLIKRLCRDNPSERLGNQKNGVKDIQKHKWFEGFNWDGLRQGTLDCPFMPRVDGPLDNSNFDDFPLDTEGPPPDDESGWDLEF